The Lactuca sativa cultivar Salinas chromosome 2, Lsat_Salinas_v11, whole genome shotgun sequence genome includes the window CCTGACTCGgtccattaaaaaaaaaaaaaaaaagttgactcggtctttttcttgatttCCTTCGTTTGCCCTTATCCCAAAACACGTCCGGTCTTCACATCTTTCTTCCTTATCGCCAAATTGATGGATGAACGCAAGATGCAGCTCCATCGATTCTTCCTCAAACGTCGCCCACCCCTTCTCATTCTCCAACGATGACTTCTTCTACCTCCAACCCTCCCGCCGACCACCATCTTTGCTGCAGCAAGCAGCCCCATCGCTGGTAATTTTATAGACCtttgatttctttttcttttttctgaaATTGAATGTATGTTTACTGAAATTAGATATTTTTTTGTAAAATCAGATGCATGCTTCAATCCATTGCTTGTTTTTTTCTTCTGATTCTATCAATTTTGAAACTACGATTGCTATATTTTTTTCACACAAAATCAATTTATTTTCAATTGCAGGAATGATGACTCCAGTTGATGCTTGTGTTGGATTGGAAGTGCTTGATTGCTTCAATCTGGTCTTTCATCTTTACGATCCTTGTTGTTTATAGACTTTGTAAAttgtaattattatgtttaatttagATTTTGTATGATATTTGTATATTTTATTATCTAGGTTATTTCAAAGAAATTGATGAAAAAAGCTCTTAAAAATGCAATgtactttttttctttttcatacaaacattACATAGCAATGTATTTTAGGTTGTTggttaatttcttttaaaacctaCACTAAATGGCAATGTACTTTTTTGGGTCCTTTTGTCATGCCACTAATAAAAGtagaacagaagggtaaaattgtcattttcaacAATCAGTACAGCCAGTCAGTCGCATAATCAAACGATATGGTTTCAGTTATATGTAGATTCAGTCAGACTTCAAACCCAATCAGGCTCTGACTCAGATCTTActcagtcagcaactatcaaacagcCCCTAACTTAGTTTTGGCTCCTCTAAATCTCTATTAATCGGTCAGATTCATGAGTCCACTAATTCCCAAGTAGACCGCCTAACCTCTAGTCATTAATCAACCAACTCAATATCTGTCTATCGACTTTTACAACATTGTCATTTACTCATTACTCGTTCACGACTTTAACTGCAATATATATTGAGACACATACATAATTTTGATTTTCTTCATTTTCGGTAAAGAAAGGAAAATAAGAAACGCtatacaaataaatatataacacTTTCATATATTATAAGACCCGACCCGAATAAAGTCGAATCAAACGGACCTGTTCCCAAATAATTCCCCCACCCTGTACCCAGATCATACAATTAGTTATAGTTTAACGGCCGATATCGTCTCAAATCTTCTGCAGTTTTGCAGCCTTGATCACCGGATTCGCCTTGGCGATGGCTTCCCTCCCCATGGTCTTGTAATCGAAGGTGCATCCATGCTGCTCCGGGTACCTGTGGGTCCCGCAGCACGTGATTCCACACCGGCAGGTGAACCCCGTCAGACCCACGCGCCGATTGCATTTCGCGCACCTGTTCCGCGGCTGTGATTTTACAGCCACTTCAGGCACCGTCTTCACGACTACCAATGGATCGGAAGAAGGTGCTGTAGCTGGGGAGGATATGGAAGAAAAAGATGTTTCTGGTTGCTGAGAAAGGCTCTTCTCGACGGCGAGCTTGGCCTGTGACATATTTTGGTCCTTTAGGCAATGATCTTCGTAGCACTTGGAACAGAAGTTGAACGTTGTGGGGCTCCCAAGGAACCCGCAGTTATTCGCACACGGTGTGTGATTGCTTGCTTCTTGCCAATTCTGTTCCTCAGCCATTTTTTCCGATCAAGGTCTTGGGCCAAAACCGCACCGAGAAGATACCGTGAGCGATCGATTTAGTTTCAAATCAATCGCTCGGTCACACCAGATTATTAAAACCTATGGTAAACAAAACTGAAAATCAAATCCAAAACGAAAAACAAAACCACATATCAGATATGATTGGAGAAACCCACCAGAATGAATGACGTACGAGAAGTTGCAATCCGGAAGGAGATGAGAAGATGATCGATTTATGGGGATGGGGGAGGAAATATAGAAAGGTGAAGTTAAGGTGTTTGTGAAAATGTCTAAAAAGGAAAGGAAACAAGGAATaaacggtggtggtggtgttgggatACGTGGTTATAGGAAGATTCCAAGAGATGTCTTGTGTGGTGGGGTAGGGTTATGAATTCCTCAAAAGTAGGGAGCCTTTCTTGACTTTCAATTGTCAATTCCAATTTCCAAATACATACCTGGTAGTATGCATATAATAATACaataaattgtttattttattgtatttgcatgaaaatatatttaatattattagaaagaacAATAAGAAGAATTTTGTAATTGACTACCAAATGACTATATATAATTGTCGTATCTAAGAGCATGTTTAATGGTATTTTTTGTGATCAATTAATATTTTAACAACTATTCTTTTTATTATTGGAGATATATCTTATTTagttattatatttattaattaattaatgaataTACTATTAGATTATCGGTGTCTATGCTTATTTGGACCGCAGCAAGATGTCGCGAACACTAACCTCTCCTCATTTCACCACATTTTTTCCACTTCCATAGTAAGAACCTGTCACACTCTTTAGTCTTTCCATCCCATTTTTAAAATTCTAGTCGCTATAAATAATTCAGACATTGGTTTAATTGTTTTACCCCGTATAAATAGGTATATACCAAC containing:
- the LOC111915028 gene encoding zinc finger A20 and AN1 domain-containing stress-associated protein 6; its protein translation is MAEEQNWQEASNHTPCANNCGFLGSPTTFNFCSKCYEDHCLKDQNMSQAKLAVEKSLSQQPETSFSSISSPATAPSSDPLVVVKTVPEVAVKSQPRNRCAKCNRRVGLTGFTCRCGITCCGTHRYPEQHGCTFDYKTMGREAIAKANPVIKAAKLQKI